Within Actinoplanes sp. L3-i22, the genomic segment CAGCGGATATGCCCTGGTTACCGGCTTCTTCACGGCCCGGTACCTAACCATCGCCTATATCGGTGTCCTCATCTGGTGGGCAATCATCACCACCGCCGCCACCGTCATGGCGAGCACCTCGCTCGGCGGATGGCTTAGACGCTGGCTAACTCCACCCGAATAGGCTGCGCTACTGCCGAAATGACGACACCTCGTCGCTAGCACCGAGAGTTGGCTGACCGCCTCACGGAGTATGGCCAAGCCTCTACTTGGGGTGTTTGTAGTAAACATGTCGCCGATGGCCCGGGGTAATCCCCGGGCCATTTTATGCCCAAAGGGCCGCGAGGAGGAAACATGCAAACTGTGATGCCGAAAGAAACGACTGCGGTAGGGGCCTTATTCAATCCCTTCGAATGGGCATGCTGCCTGAAGTGCCGCATCTTTGACCAGCGACAAGTTCTTTATGGCTGAAAGCGAACGTACCCGCCAGCCTGACGGAAGTCGGAAATCGAGCAGGCTTGACGCAAATGATATAAATGAATCGGAATGTCGAAAAACTGCCGGGCTAGATTCCGGCGACCGGGTGCACGTTTTTGTCCCTGATGATTGCCCGGATATTAGTGGTGCTGCAGCACGTGCGTTGCTGTCCTTGTTGGCCAAAGTCCGCCAGTCCGCAGAATCGGAAGAAAGTTTCGGGAGTTGAAAGCTTTATGAATGAATCCAGCGCTGAAACCAGGTTCGCTTTCTATGGCCGTGTCTCAACGGAGGACAACCAAGACCCCACGTCATCACGGGGATGGCAAATGACCCGGGCGAGCGCGCTTATCGATCCTCGCGGCGGCCGAATCGTGAAGGAGTTCTTCGACGTCGGGCAGAGCCGATCCTTGCCTTGGCAACGCCGCGAACAAGCGCAACTGCTGCTGGCTGAACTGCGGAACCCAAACCGTGGCTTCGGCGATGTGGTGATCGGTGAGCCCCAGCGAGCTTTTTATGGCAACCAGTTCGGCATGACCATGCCGGTTTTTGCGCACTTCCAGGTCCAGTTGTGGGTGCCGGAGATCGGCGGGCCCATCGACCCTGACAACGAGGCCCACGAACTGGTCATGCAGGTCTATGGCGGCATGAGCAAGGGGGAGCGCAGCCGCATCAAGCTTCGGGTGCGTACCGCAATGGCCGCACAGACAGAGTTGGAGGGTCGCTACCTCGGTGGTCGGCCGCCGTATGGTTACCAAGTAGTCGACCTTGGTCCTCACCCGAATCCAAGCAAGGCTTCTGTGGGACGCATGCTGCGCGGCCTAGTGCGTGACCCGAACACCGCACCGGTTGTCGAGGCCATCTTCGATTACTTTCTCCGAGGCTACGGGATTTTTGCGATCGCGGAACTCCTGACGGGTTCCGGGTTCCCTTCGCCGTCGGCATACGATCGAGCAAGAAACAAGCACCGGAGCGGTATCGCCTGGTCGAAGCAAGCGGTGCGGACCATTCTTACCAACCCTCGCTACACCGGATATCAGGTGTGGAACAAGCAACGTACAGATGAGGTCTTGCTCGATGTGGACGACGTGGCACTCGGACATAAGAGCATCATGCGCTGGAATCCGAACGATAAATGGGTTTTTTCCAGGAAGCCAAGTCACGAGGCCATAGTCTCCCGCGAAATGTTCGATGAAGTGCACGAGCTCCTCAAATCCAGGGCTCGATACAGCACTCCGCACCAAAAACATCGCACGCGACACCCGTACGTGTTTCGAGGCTGCGTCTATTGCGCGGCGTGCGAGCGCCGAATGCAGGGCCAGCACAGCAACAGTCTGGTGTACTACCGGTGCCGCTTTCCTAAAGAGTATGCAATCGCCAATCGAGTCGATCACCCGGACAACGTCTACCTCCGCGAAGACGTCGTGACCGGGCCGATCGACGCGTGGCTCGCTTCTGCCTTCTCGGCTACTAACTTGAATCACACCGTCAGCGCCCTCGTTGACGCCCAGGCGCCGGATGTCGCGGAGGTGGGCGCCGGTCAGGTTCAGCGGGCAATCGCGGCGTGTGATGCCAAGCTCGGGCAATATCGAGCTGCACTTGAAGCCGGCTCCGACCCTGTGCTTGTCACGGAGTGGATCACGGAGACGCAGACTGAACGTTCTCGCCTTGAGCGGCAGCTGGCGGATGCGGCCGCGCCGACGCGCCGTATGGGGATCGCTGAGGTCCGCGCGCTTGTCGAGTCACTCGGGGACGTCGGGGCCGTCTTGCGGCGGGCCAGCCCGGAGGATAAGGCTCAGGTCTATCGGGAGATGGGTCTGCGGTTGACCTATGCCCCGGAAACCAAAACGGTGCGTGCTGATGTCGATCTCAGCACACACCGTAGGGATTTGGTACGTGTCCGGAGGGGGACTTGAACCCCCACGCCCGATAAAGGGCACTAGCACCTCAAGCTAGCGCGTCTGCCATTCCGCCACCCGGACTTGCTCATACAGCTTAGCGGCACCCGTTCCCCCGCTGTTTGCCGGGGGTTTCGGCTGCCTTGTCGGCCGCACAGGAGAGAACAGTACACGGCCCCCGGAGTGCCCTGCAGCAGGGGTGGGTGGCCGGACATTGCGGGGCATAGCCGGGCGGAAGGGGATCCGGCCTGGTTTTGCGGGGGCGTACCGGGCAGCATGGCGGGGTGTCCCACCCCTCCCCGTTGACCCCGGCCCTGGAAAGGGCGCACTCGCTGGTCGCCGCTGGTGATCTGGCGGGGGCGGCCGAGCTGCTGGAACGTGCGATCGAAATCGGTCAGGCGACGCTCAGTCAGGATGATCCTGATGTGCTTGCCACGCAACGGGAGCTGGCGTCGCTGCGGCAGCAGCTGGGGGATCCGGCGGCGGCGCGCGGGGTGTTGGAGGCGGCGCACGCGGCGGGGCAGTTCAGTCTGGGCGACGATGACCCGCTGATGCTGCAGATCTCCTACGACCTCGGGGTGGTCGCCGAGGAGCTGGGGAATCGGGACGAGGCGCGGATCGCGTTCGGCCGGGTGGCGGATTTCGGGCCGATGATGCTCGGGCCGGGGCACTGGGCGGTCACCAGGGCGCAGGCCTATCTCGGACAGGACCCGACATCTCCGGTACGGATCGAGCCCGCGCACCAGGTGACGCAGAGTGGCCTGACCTTCCCGCCGCCGGACAACCATCCCACCGTCCTGTCGCCGACGATTCCCCAGCCCGGCCGGCAGCTTCCCCCGCCGCCACCGATCAGCCGGCCACCGGTCGCACCGCAGGACAGCCCGCACCGGGGTAACCCGTGGGCGTCACCACAGCGGCCCGCCCCGGTGGAGCAGGTGAATCCCGAGGCCCAACTTCCGCCGCCGCCCGCCGGGCTGTCGGGGCCACTGAACCCGCGGTCCGACGCCGATCCAGCGTCGAGCCCGGCGAAGAACGAGACGCAGGACACGTTCCGCCCGGAGTCCCCCTGGGGCCCGGCGCCGCGGATCGCCAAGGAGCCCGCGGAGACGCCGTTCCACCAGGTCAAGCCGGGAGTCTTCGGCATGCCCGAGCGGCCGGACACCGAGGCGGCCCCCGCGCTCTACCACCGCGGCGCGAACGATTCCGTGGTCGTCCACCGCCCCGACCCGGTGATCATGCCGCTGTCCCCGCCGCAGGCGCCCGCGCCGG encodes:
- a CDS encoding recombinase family protein; amino-acid sequence: MNESSAETRFAFYGRVSTEDNQDPTSSRGWQMTRASALIDPRGGRIVKEFFDVGQSRSLPWQRREQAQLLLAELRNPNRGFGDVVIGEPQRAFYGNQFGMTMPVFAHFQVQLWVPEIGGPIDPDNEAHELVMQVYGGMSKGERSRIKLRVRTAMAAQTELEGRYLGGRPPYGYQVVDLGPHPNPSKASVGRMLRGLVRDPNTAPVVEAIFDYFLRGYGIFAIAELLTGSGFPSPSAYDRARNKHRSGIAWSKQAVRTILTNPRYTGYQVWNKQRTDEVLLDVDDVALGHKSIMRWNPNDKWVFSRKPSHEAIVSREMFDEVHELLKSRARYSTPHQKHRTRHPYVFRGCVYCAACERRMQGQHSNSLVYYRCRFPKEYAIANRVDHPDNVYLREDVVTGPIDAWLASAFSATNLNHTVSALVDAQAPDVAEVGAGQVQRAIAACDAKLGQYRAALEAGSDPVLVTEWITETQTERSRLERQLADAAAPTRRMGIAEVRALVESLGDVGAVLRRASPEDKAQVYREMGLRLTYAPETKTVRADVDLSTHRRDLVRVRRGT